Genomic DNA from Candidatus Sulfurimonas marisnigri:
TTTTTTAATTCATCTTTAGATAATTTTAGGGCTTCTTTTAATGTTATCACTAAACTTCCTTTGTCTATTTTGTATGAAAAAGGAACAAAGTCCCATTTTCTACGCTAGCCGCTATGGCACTAAAGCTTGTCGCCAAAGCGACATATTTTTATTTTTTGAATTGTTTAACTGCAAATATACCAATGCCTATAAAAATAAATATCACAGCAATTGTAGCTATGACAAATGAACTCTCTACGGGCTGGGAAAAATTAGGCATTTAAGACCTTAGAACACCTCTTACATGTAGACTCTTCATCAGCTGACTGATATTTCCAACATCTTGGACATTTATGCTCAATTGCTTTAGATATAACAAAAGTATCGTCATCTATTTTAAAAGTTCCAAGTCTCTCTTGTTCTGTATTGTCTTCATCTATGCCAGATACAACAAACCAATCTTCAGCTTCAGTCTTATCCATTTTCAGAGCTACTTGTGAGTCAGTTGAAATAACTAACTCTAAAGTGTTTTTGATTATTTTTTCTTTTTTAAGTGCATCAACAATTGTTCCAAAGCCTTCTCTGGCTTTAGTCATATACTCTGCATTAAAGCTTGATTCGCCAGTTTGAATCTCTTCATAAACAAAATCAAAGATATCTACAGCATCACCTTTAATAATTGACGGAGCATTATCAATAATCTCATCTGCTGTATATGTCAATATTGGAGCTATTAAAACTAAGAGAGATTTTGTAATAATGGCCATTGCACTTTGACTAGAGTTTCTTTTAGCATCTTTCAATCCGTCACAGTAAAGAGAATCTTTTGTTATATCTATATAAATTCCACTTAATTCATTTACAATGAAGTTATTTAAAAGACTCATACCGTGAACAAAGTTATACTCGCTAAATGATTTATGAACAGTATTAAATACATTTTTAGCGTGAGTTAAAACCCATTTGTCTAACTCTCCCATCTCTGAGTATGGAGTCAGAGTTTCTAAGTCGTTAATATTTGCCAACATTATTCTAAAAGTATTTCTAAGTTTTCTATAGTTTTCAGAAGTCTGTTTTAAGATCCCTTGAGAGATTTTCAAATCACTTTGATAGTCGCTTGAAGCTACCCAAAGGCGAAGTATCTCACTTCCATACTCTTTTAAAATCTTATCAGGGGCAATAACGTTACCCTTAGATTTAGACATCTTTTCACCTTTTTCATCTACTGTGAAACCGTGAGTAAGAACTGCTTTATAAGGTGCTTTGTGCTCAACAGCACAACTTAAAAACATTGATGATTGGAACCAGCCACGATGTTGGTCTGAACCTTCAACATATAAATCTGCCTGATATTCGCCAGCATCATAATTACGAGATTTTAAAACTGAGTTCCAAGTTGAACCACTGTCAAACCAAACATCTAAAATATCAGTCACTTTTTCAAGCTCATCCGCTTTGTATCCTGAACCTGGATAAAGAAGCTGCTCTATCGGCATTGAGTACCAAGCATCACTCCCTTGCATCTCGAAAATCATTGCAGTAAAGTTTAAAACCTTCTCATCAAGTAAAACCTCACCAGTTGCTTTCACTCTAAAAAATGCGATTGGAACTCCCCAGTCTCTTTGACGTGAGATACACCAGTCAGGACGGTTTTCAACCATTGATTTTAGTCTGTTTTTTCCGCTTTGTGGGTAGAAAAGAGTTTTTTCCACTTCACTAAGAGCGATGTTTCTAAGAGTGTTGTATTCACCATCTGGCTTTTCATCAACAGAGATAAACCACTGTTTAGTTGCACGGAAGATTAACGGAGTGTGACTTCTCCAGCAGTGTGGGTATGAGTGCATAAATTTAGATACATGTAGAACACTCTCTCCCATAAGTTCAAGTATTGCTTCATTACATTTAAAAATATGTTTTCCAACGAACTCCTCAGCATTAGGAATTAATCCATCACGAACAACTGTATTGTCATAACAGCCAGTTTCATCAACAGGCATAACAACTTCTAAGTCGTAAATAAGTCCAACACGGTAGTCATCTTCTCCATGACCTGGCGCTGTGTGAACACAACCAGTTCCATTTTCAACTAAAACATGCTCTCCTAAAATTATACGAGAGTTTCTTCCGTTTAGCGGGTTTATAGCAAGTAGGTTTTCAAACTCAACAGCTTTAAAAGTTTTAACAACCTGTCCACTCAAAACAGCAGTTTCATTTAGTAGGTTTAGTAGTTTTTTAGCAACTATATAGCCAGTATCAGTTAAAACATACTCTTCATGTGGATTTAAAGAG
This window encodes:
- the ileS gene encoding isoleucine--tRNA ligase, coding for MDYKDTLLLPTTDFAMRGNLINNEPKRYAAWDENKIYEKMKSKRKGAPSFTLHDGPPYANGNIHIGHALNKILKDIIIKHNYFNGKSVRFTPGWDCHGLPIEQQVEKKLGGKQKKELLETAKVRELCREHAAKFVDIQKEEFKQLGILSDWENPYVTMDYKFEANIYRTLCSVAKKGLLIERSKPVFWSWAERTALAEAEVEYEDKEDYSMFVAFELSYEAKVKLGIEGKAAPVIWTTTPWTIPANTAISLNPHEEYVLTDTGYIVAKKLLNLLNETAVLSGQVVKTFKAVEFENLLAINPLNGRNSRIILGEHVLVENGTGCVHTAPGHGEDDYRVGLIYDLEVVMPVDETGCYDNTVVRDGLIPNAEEFVGKHIFKCNEAILELMGESVLHVSKFMHSYPHCWRSHTPLIFRATKQWFISVDEKPDGEYNTLRNIALSEVEKTLFYPQSGKNRLKSMVENRPDWCISRQRDWGVPIAFFRVKATGEVLLDEKVLNFTAMIFEMQGSDAWYSMPIEQLLYPGSGYKADELEKVTDILDVWFDSGSTWNSVLKSRNYDAGEYQADLYVEGSDQHRGWFQSSMFLSCAVEHKAPYKAVLTHGFTVDEKGEKMSKSKGNVIAPDKILKEYGSEILRLWVASSDYQSDLKISQGILKQTSENYRKLRNTFRIMLANINDLETLTPYSEMGELDKWVLTHAKNVFNTVHKSFSEYNFVHGMSLLNNFIVNELSGIYIDITKDSLYCDGLKDAKRNSSQSAMAIITKSLLVLIAPILTYTADEIIDNAPSIIKGDAVDIFDFVYEEIQTGESSFNAEYMTKAREGFGTIVDALKKEKIIKNTLELVISTDSQVALKMDKTEAEDWFVVSGIDEDNTEQERLGTFKIDDDTFVISKAIEHKCPRCWKYQSADEESTCKRCSKVLNA